In Planctomycetaceae bacterium, the following are encoded in one genomic region:
- a CDS encoding S8 family serine peptidase: MPLQTRKDRNTVSYDVCGETVTLHRDPDFVAVRYRNRTARSDRHRVVEECQKLGTFHDRIEVPREEYTLVPVADLRRKPGFRSVRDEVQKSNEVISVTPVYRLGSARVIGTHRLTVGFQPGTKRRRSLLKKHGCRTPNRFAKDHFENEYRIELVDETGDPFDKAAELSALEEIMFAIPELVMIADRPGLMANGDSMSAAPNRYYLELTSALDAWKVQKGNPSIKVAVLDVGVDATHPDLKPQLVASFDAVKDDDFPSVEPTDYHGTACAGLVCGIAASDDGVTGIGNGCSLVAIRIACMKNSQFSINMNDIVQGIRKAWQDLKVDVLSNSWFFPPNQQIANEIARARTSGRVNSDGKALGCVFVAAAGNDNQAVDFPARLDGVLAVSAVGPDGRVKEPGSHGQTWGANFGPEVDISAPGVNLWTTDNVGANGHTDNNFNGTFSGTSAATPLVAGAAALVLSAAPQLTELEVRTILLHTTDVPAGVVVPNDRYGSGNLNVLDAVEAARSQLTTVKGVILQAGDAVSTPDAIRAGCYFLRLNDGSSVALRAYSNSASGPFDALEKRSMARLSQFVGRTVTVSYSHRLDRPSGSILWGVTIHDESA; this comes from the coding sequence ATGCCACTTCAGACTCGCAAAGACAGGAACACCGTCAGCTACGACGTCTGCGGCGAAACGGTCACGCTGCACCGCGACCCGGATTTTGTCGCCGTGCGTTACCGCAACCGTACGGCGCGCAGCGACCGGCACAGAGTTGTCGAGGAATGCCAAAAACTCGGAACGTTTCACGACCGCATCGAGGTGCCGAGAGAAGAGTACACTCTGGTTCCCGTGGCGGATCTGCGCCGCAAGCCGGGCTTTCGTTCGGTCAGAGACGAAGTGCAGAAGTCGAATGAAGTGATCAGCGTGACTCCCGTATACCGGCTCGGTTCGGCGCGAGTCATCGGGACTCACCGGCTGACGGTCGGGTTTCAGCCGGGCACGAAGCGCCGCCGAAGTCTTCTGAAAAAGCACGGCTGCCGTACTCCCAATCGCTTCGCCAAAGATCATTTCGAGAACGAATACCGGATCGAACTGGTCGACGAAACCGGCGACCCGTTCGATAAGGCGGCTGAACTTTCCGCGCTGGAAGAGATCATGTTCGCGATTCCGGAACTGGTGATGATCGCCGATCGTCCGGGGCTGATGGCCAACGGCGATTCGATGTCGGCCGCCCCGAATCGGTACTACCTGGAACTCACGTCGGCGCTTGATGCGTGGAAGGTTCAGAAGGGGAATCCGTCCATCAAAGTGGCTGTTCTGGACGTCGGTGTCGACGCGACTCACCCAGACCTGAAACCACAACTGGTCGCCAGTTTCGACGCTGTCAAGGACGACGATTTTCCCAGCGTCGAACCGACCGATTATCACGGCACTGCCTGCGCGGGTCTGGTCTGCGGCATCGCGGCCAGCGACGACGGAGTGACCGGAATCGGCAACGGATGCTCACTGGTTGCCATTCGTATCGCCTGCATGAAGAACAGTCAGTTCAGTATCAACATGAACGACATCGTGCAGGGAATTCGCAAAGCGTGGCAGGATCTGAAAGTCGATGTGCTGAGCAACAGCTGGTTCTTTCCTCCGAATCAGCAGATTGCGAATGAGATCGCTCGGGCAAGAACCAGCGGGCGAGTCAATTCCGACGGCAAAGCTCTGGGGTGTGTCTTTGTTGCCGCTGCGGGAAATGACAATCAGGCGGTGGACTTTCCCGCGCGGCTGGATGGCGTGCTGGCTGTTTCGGCAGTCGGACCGGACGGCAGGGTCAAGGAACCCGGTTCGCACGGACAAACCTGGGGCGCAAACTTCGGACCGGAAGTCGATATCTCCGCGCCGGGAGTCAACCTGTGGACGACCGACAACGTGGGAGCGAACGGGCATACCGACAATAACTTCAACGGGACATTCAGCGGCACGTCGGCGGCGACGCCGCTTGTGGCCGGAGCCGCGGCGCTTGTACTTTCGGCCGCTCCGCAACTGACGGAACTGGAAGTCCGCACGATCCTGCTGCACACCACCGATGTTCCCGCGGGTGTTGTCGTTCCGAATGATCGCTACGGCAGCGGAAACCTGAACGTGCTGGACGCCGTGGAAGCCGCTCGGTCGCAGTTGACGACCGTCAAGGGAGTCATTCTGCAGGCGGGCGACGCGGTCAGCACGCCCGATGCCATTCGCGCCGGCTGCTATTTCCTGAGACTGAACGACGGTTCCTCCGTGGCACTGCGGGCGTATTCGAATTCGGCCAGCGGGCCGTTCGATGCTCTGGAAAAACGAAGCATGGCCCGGCTATCGCAGTTTGTCGGCAGGACGGTGACTGTCAGCTACAGCCATCGGCTGGACCGGCCTTCGGGGTCGATCCTGTGGGGCGTGACGATTCACGACGAGTCCGCGTGA
- a CDS encoding DUF1501 domain-containing protein: protein MSFTPEHRRAFLRDLGLGFGSVAAAAVLGREAAGVPGGMADIAPKARSVIWLFMIGGASHLETFDPKPALNKYAGMTIEETPLAHVLDSPYLANERVVAFDPNNGFIRKECYPLQVGFRRRGDCGLPVSDWFPHLGDCADDLCVIRSMWTEDSNHGAQLQFHTGRHRVDGFFPTIGAWANYGLGSLNENLPQFVVMGTPVADCCGGRECHRANYLGPQYDGVPLNIDPINPLPYARPVAGVYREEQTGEFELLRELNSITAADYADDEALRARMKSYELAFRMQTAVPEVVQFDDETSATQQLYGLDQEETKTFGQQMLTARRLVERGVRFVQVYHGSNGGAGNWDSHSGLKPGHSKLCRQIDQPVAGLLKDLKQRGLLNETLVVWATEFGRTPGSQHSDGRDHHPYGFSVWMAGGGIKGGIAHGATDEVGFHAVEDRHYVTDIHATVLHQLGLNHRKLVVPGRQRLDKDFGEVIREVLA, encoded by the coding sequence ATGAGTTTCACACCGGAACATCGCCGCGCGTTTCTTCGCGATCTGGGCCTGGGATTCGGCAGTGTTGCCGCCGCCGCCGTCCTTGGTCGCGAAGCCGCCGGCGTTCCGGGCGGCATGGCCGACATCGCTCCAAAAGCCAGGAGCGTGATCTGGCTGTTTATGATTGGCGGCGCCAGTCATCTGGAAACATTCGATCCGAAACCCGCTCTGAACAAATACGCGGGGATGACCATCGAAGAAACGCCGCTGGCGCATGTGCTGGATTCGCCGTATCTGGCCAACGAACGCGTCGTCGCGTTCGACCCCAATAACGGATTCATCCGCAAGGAATGCTACCCGCTGCAGGTCGGGTTCCGCCGGCGCGGCGACTGCGGCCTGCCCGTCAGCGACTGGTTCCCGCACCTGGGCGACTGTGCCGATGACCTTTGCGTCATTCGTTCCATGTGGACCGAAGACAGCAATCACGGTGCTCAGCTTCAGTTTCATACCGGCCGGCATCGCGTTGATGGATTCTTTCCGACAATCGGTGCCTGGGCGAATTATGGCCTGGGATCGCTGAACGAGAACCTGCCGCAGTTTGTTGTGATGGGAACACCGGTTGCCGACTGCTGCGGCGGTCGCGAATGTCACCGGGCCAACTACCTGGGCCCGCAATACGACGGCGTTCCTCTGAACATTGACCCGATCAATCCGCTTCCCTATGCACGGCCGGTGGCTGGCGTCTACCGGGAAGAGCAAACCGGTGAATTCGAACTGCTGCGGGAATTGAACAGCATCACGGCCGCCGATTATGCCGACGATGAAGCGCTGCGAGCTCGGATGAAGTCATACGAACTGGCGTTCCGAATGCAGACGGCGGTTCCGGAAGTTGTGCAGTTTGATGATGAAACGTCGGCGACGCAGCAGTTGTATGGACTCGACCAGGAAGAAACGAAAACCTTCGGTCAGCAGATGCTGACGGCTCGACGTCTTGTGGAACGCGGCGTCAGGTTCGTTCAGGTGTATCACGGAAGCAACGGCGGAGCGGGCAACTGGGATTCTCATTCGGGACTGAAACCCGGTCATTCCAAACTCTGCCGGCAGATCGACCAGCCGGTGGCCGGATTGCTGAAGGATCTGAAGCAGCGCGGGCTGCTGAACGAAACTCTTGTTGTGTGGGCCACAGAATTCGGCCGGACCCCCGGTTCTCAGCACAGTGACGGACGTGATCACCATCCGTACGGTTTCAGTGTCTGGATGGCCGGCGGCGGCATCAAGGGAGGCATCGCTCACGGTGCCACGGACGAAGTCGGATTTCATGCCGTCGAAGATCGACACTACGTCACCGACATCCATGCCACCGTGCTGCACCAGCTTGGCCTGAACCACCGAAAACTGGTGGTTCCCGGCCGGCAGCGACTGGACAAAGACTTCGGCGAAGTGATTCGCGAAGTCCTGGCCTGA
- a CDS encoding PSD1 and planctomycete cytochrome C domain-containing protein yields MLIRILRLPAAIVLAASTVSAADVDYVRDIKPLLSEKCGSCHGAVTQEAGLRFDAGTLIQKGGDSGPVILTTQPDQSLLIQRVTTEDPVLRMPPKDAGDALTDAQVALLTEWLRNGAVFPDNEHIPAGPDSHWAYQLPVKVPIPGVIAEQTNPVDVLIQARLDVAGLTPLPRADKSTLLRRVYLDLIGLPPTREQRNEFLADDSRDAWPRLIDRLLADPAYGERWGRHWMDVWRYSDWDGYQNEVRGSQRHIWRWREWIIESLNEDKSYDRMIVEMLAGDEVAPEDPDTLRATGFLARSFHNSNRDIWLDAAVEHTAKAFLAMTVNCARCHDHKYDPIVQREYYGFRAIFEPHHVRTERVPGESDLMKSGIVRAYDKTPDAETWVYINGNEKQPDKEHPVAPALPSILDLPFEPQQVSLPAVAAFPALREFIRQEDFAAAENRLNTAQQKLSQYRAASPAEIADAENAVVPEIPELADAIVPRIPSEEDVLEQHVLAAETALAGLKARWAADVAKFSDADEGQRTQLAKDAAVAQQADKIQQARADALQKKHSLVEAHKSHEADAGKKQAAIAEAAKAYQQAAKAALDAGYGKSAEELPEPAEYTPVGETYPAVSTGRRLALAKWITHRRNPLTARVAVNHIWMRHFGEPLVANIFDFGLKTPRPSHAELLDWLAVEFMEHDYSMKHLHRLLLTSGAYCRASAGETALMAANDRVDPDNQIMWKSNVRRMEAELVRDSVLHVSGALDTTRGGPDLDFQDGESILRRSVYFRHAYEKQMTMLVIFDAAGPSECYRRSPSIIPQQALALSNSPLTFDASRRLASRIAAEAGDSEQGSQNAQEKTANTTGERYIRIAFQTVLGRSCTDDELQACTEFLATQSDRLSASDQLTPLPGTAKTTVSAATDPRQRARENLIHVLLNHNDFVTIR; encoded by the coding sequence ATGCTGATCAGAATTCTCCGGCTGCCTGCCGCGATTGTCCTTGCGGCTTCAACGGTGTCCGCCGCGGACGTTGACTACGTTCGCGACATCAAGCCGCTGCTGTCCGAAAAATGTGGTTCCTGTCACGGAGCGGTGACGCAGGAGGCGGGGCTGCGGTTCGATGCCGGAACGCTCATCCAGAAAGGCGGCGACAGCGGCCCGGTAATTCTGACAACGCAGCCGGATCAAAGTCTCCTGATTCAACGCGTGACAACAGAAGACCCGGTCCTTCGAATGCCTCCGAAAGATGCCGGTGACGCGCTGACCGATGCTCAGGTGGCACTTCTGACGGAATGGCTTCGCAACGGAGCTGTCTTTCCCGACAACGAACATATCCCCGCAGGACCCGACAGTCACTGGGCGTATCAGCTTCCGGTGAAAGTGCCGATTCCCGGTGTGATTGCGGAACAAACGAATCCCGTCGACGTCTTGATTCAGGCCAGGCTGGATGTCGCGGGGCTGACTCCCCTGCCACGCGCCGACAAATCTACGCTGCTGCGCCGTGTGTATCTGGATCTGATCGGACTGCCGCCGACTCGCGAGCAGCGCAATGAGTTTCTGGCCGACGATTCGCGCGACGCGTGGCCACGGCTGATTGACCGTCTGCTGGCCGATCCCGCCTATGGAGAACGCTGGGGACGCCACTGGATGGACGTCTGGCGATACAGTGACTGGGACGGCTATCAGAATGAAGTTCGAGGCAGTCAGCGGCACATTTGGCGGTGGCGTGAATGGATCATCGAGTCACTGAATGAGGACAAGAGCTATGACCGGATGATTGTGGAAATGCTGGCCGGCGATGAAGTGGCACCCGAGGATCCCGACACGCTGCGCGCCACGGGATTCCTGGCTCGAAGCTTCCACAACAGCAATCGCGACATCTGGCTGGACGCCGCCGTGGAACATACGGCCAAGGCATTTCTGGCCATGACCGTCAACTGCGCTCGCTGCCACGATCACAAATACGATCCCATCGTCCAGCGCGAGTACTACGGCTTTCGAGCCATCTTCGAACCACATCATGTTCGCACGGAACGCGTTCCCGGCGAATCCGATCTGATGAAAAGCGGCATTGTGCGAGCCTACGACAAGACTCCCGATGCCGAAACCTGGGTGTATATCAACGGAAATGAAAAGCAGCCGGATAAGGAACACCCCGTCGCGCCGGCGCTGCCTTCGATTCTGGATCTGCCCTTCGAACCGCAGCAGGTCAGTCTTCCAGCCGTTGCGGCGTTTCCCGCGCTGCGAGAATTCATTCGGCAGGAAGATTTCGCCGCCGCTGAAAATCGGCTCAATACCGCTCAACAGAAGCTCAGCCAATACCGCGCCGCATCTCCGGCCGAGATCGCTGATGCAGAAAACGCGGTGGTTCCGGAAATCCCCGAGCTGGCGGATGCGATCGTTCCCCGCATTCCGTCGGAAGAAGACGTCCTGGAACAACACGTTCTGGCAGCAGAGACGGCACTTGCCGGCCTGAAGGCTCGCTGGGCCGCTGACGTCGCGAAGTTCTCCGATGCCGATGAGGGACAGCGAACGCAATTGGCCAAAGACGCGGCTGTCGCTCAACAGGCCGACAAGATTCAGCAGGCCCGCGCCGACGCACTGCAGAAGAAACACAGTCTTGTCGAAGCTCACAAAAGCCACGAAGCAGACGCCGGCAAAAAACAGGCCGCCATTGCTGAAGCCGCGAAGGCCTACCAACAGGCCGCAAAAGCCGCCCTGGATGCCGGCTACGGAAAGTCCGCCGAGGAATTGCCGGAACCTGCGGAATATACGCCGGTGGGAGAAACCTATCCGGCGGTGAGCACCGGACGACGCCTGGCTCTTGCGAAATGGATCACGCATCGTCGCAACCCGCTGACGGCGCGAGTGGCCGTGAATCACATTTGGATGCGGCACTTTGGTGAACCACTGGTTGCGAACATCTTTGACTTCGGGTTGAAGACCCCCAGGCCAAGTCACGCCGAACTGCTGGACTGGCTGGCGGTTGAGTTTATGGAACACGACTACAGCATGAAGCATCTGCATCGGCTGCTGCTGACATCCGGCGCGTATTGCCGGGCCTCAGCAGGAGAAACAGCGCTGATGGCGGCCAACGACCGCGTCGATCCCGACAATCAAATAATGTGGAAGTCCAATGTGCGGCGGATGGAAGCGGAACTGGTCCGGGACAGCGTGCTGCATGTTTCCGGTGCCCTGGACACCACCAGGGGCGGCCCGGATTTAGACTTCCAGGACGGCGAATCGATTCTGCGGAGAAGTGTCTATTTCCGTCACGCCTACGAAAAACAGATGACCATGCTGGTGATCTTCGATGCCGCCGGACCATCCGAATGCTACCGCCGGTCGCCGAGTATTATTCCGCAGCAGGCCCTGGCACTATCCAACAGTCCGCTGACGTTCGACGCTTCGCGCCGGCTGGCGTCTCGCATTGCGGCGGAAGCCGGCGATTCCGAACAGGGATCGCAGAATGCTCAGGAAAAAACCGCCAATACGACCGGAGAACGATATATCCGGATCGCCTTTCAGACCGTTCTGGGCCGGTCCTGCACGGACGACGAATTGCAGGCCTGTACGGAGTTTCTGGCGACGCAATCGGACCGGCTGTCCGCTTCCGATCAACTGACTCCACTGCCGGGCACGGCCAAAACAACGGTGTCGGCCGCGACCGATCCGCGGCAGCGAGCACGAGAGAATTTGATCCACGTGCTGTTGAATCACAATGATTTTGTCACCATCCGATAG
- a CDS encoding zinc-binding alcohol dehydrogenase family protein, with protein sequence MKAIQLQQPGQFRQIDIDDPGLPGFGQALVRTHCMGICGTDVSGYLGKMPFFSYPRIPGHELGVEVLAVGDDVANVRPGDRCSVEPYMNCGECYACRRGASNCCEKLNVIGVMIDGGLCEHFLIRAEKLHPSRKLSMEQLALVETLAIGCHATDRGQPMRDDHVLIIGAGPIGLATLEFTRLTGAIVTVMDMNADRLEFCRQTYGVAHTIAFRGDGSELAQMMDITGGNKYSVVTDATGSNKSMSAALAFVAHTGSLVYVGITTQEISFVHPVLHKPEMTLKASRNALPADFSRIIGLIEDGTINTDPWITHRIGFNDVVEEFDRLTKPETGVIKAVIDVAD encoded by the coding sequence ATGAAAGCCATTCAGCTACAGCAGCCCGGACAGTTCCGACAGATTGATATCGACGATCCGGGGCTGCCGGGATTCGGACAGGCGCTGGTCAGGACTCACTGCATGGGGATCTGCGGTACTGACGTCAGCGGCTACCTGGGCAAGATGCCGTTCTTCAGTTACCCGCGAATTCCCGGTCACGAACTGGGAGTTGAAGTGCTGGCGGTGGGCGATGACGTCGCGAATGTTCGGCCCGGCGACCGCTGCAGCGTGGAACCCTACATGAACTGCGGCGAATGCTATGCCTGCCGCCGCGGAGCTTCGAACTGCTGCGAGAAACTGAATGTCATCGGAGTGATGATCGACGGCGGACTCTGCGAACACTTTCTCATCCGCGCGGAAAAACTTCATCCTTCGCGGAAGTTGTCCATGGAACAACTCGCGCTGGTTGAAACTCTGGCGATCGGCTGCCATGCCACGGACCGCGGACAGCCCATGCGTGACGATCACGTGTTGATTATCGGAGCCGGTCCGATTGGCCTGGCGACGCTGGAATTCACGCGCCTGACAGGAGCCATCGTGACGGTAATGGATATGAATGCCGATCGCCTTGAGTTCTGCCGACAAACCTACGGCGTTGCTCACACAATTGCCTTCCGGGGCGACGGCAGCGAATTGGCTCAGATGATGGATATCACCGGCGGAAACAAATACTCCGTCGTCACCGACGCCACAGGCAGCAACAAATCGATGTCTGCGGCCCTGGCATTTGTCGCTCACACGGGATCGCTCGTTTATGTCGGGATAACGACGCAGGAAATCAGTTTCGTCCACCCGGTGCTGCACAAGCCGGAAATGACTCTGAAAGCGTCACGCAACGCTCTGCCCGCCGACTTCAGCCGCATCATCGGACTGATTGAAGACGGAACGATCAATACCGATCCCTGGATCACACACCGAATCGGTTTCAACGATGTGGTCGAAGAATTCGACCGGCTGACGAAACCGGAAACCGGCGTCATCAAAGCGGTGATCGACGTCGCGGATTAA
- a CDS encoding efflux RND transporter permease subunit, with translation MRRTFDALMIWSADHRSATAALVLALTAIAIVGYWNPELVRSWLVTPELETTVDDGSGAANEVFETPPDVDPVSLSNSDAVLVVQSDAFFTPAGAKAMRHVVDRLEELNYVRRILWMDRVPVLNIFGLPEPLFPRSQASEQRFAAAQEKAMQHPLVGGQLLSEDGRTTLLLISFDWDFVRTNEQVTVELREAAERAAADFPDVPLSFQITGHVPAVVTMLEAHESNRVKYQAIGYGTVLLMAIFLFRGVRAVLIVTLAPVTGLIWTIGILQYFDLDENPFIDIILPVLLVLVGMTDGVHLIVQIRKLQASGLKERPAVRQALKQVGMACFLTSLTTGIGFGSLMLAENDWVREFGWCCVIGVALMFVAVVTVIPLASGTRLGRNIHVGQEGSLIDRNLNRIAGLIETVLRRPKLVSAIGIGSTALLIAASLTLRPDERRSNALPEHSEAYQALKHMDENLGGLEFSRVDVSWSSDVGRQSPEILQVVTEADDLLHTEPLIGYPLSIRNLVDSLPGSGPAEDRMSMIELLPPPLKRAFFTPEYRYATVNFRVQDLGIARFDSVFRRVQAGLKQIEQRHPDFHLQLSGMAISRWENVYQIVIDLALSLGTAALVIFFVLGLTYRSVRIGLISVVPNLFPLAATGAWLAVSGQSLELVSVLAFTVCLGIAVDDTIHFLTRFEEEYDRTGDRTTAIRNAFTGVGVALVMTTSVLLAGFGIVSFSDSRDHHIFASMGAMTIAAALFADLVFLPALLCCFAPSRRSVQSGSSVAAGEARDAGPQGIVAN, from the coding sequence ATGCGACGAACGTTTGATGCTTTGATGATCTGGTCCGCCGACCACCGGTCCGCGACTGCGGCTCTGGTTTTGGCGCTGACGGCGATTGCGATTGTGGGGTACTGGAATCCGGAACTCGTGCGGTCGTGGCTGGTGACGCCGGAATTGGAAACGACGGTGGATGACGGTTCCGGGGCCGCGAATGAAGTCTTCGAAACGCCGCCCGACGTGGATCCCGTCAGCCTGTCGAATTCCGACGCGGTGCTGGTGGTTCAAAGCGACGCCTTCTTTACTCCCGCCGGAGCGAAGGCGATGCGTCATGTTGTGGATCGACTGGAAGAACTGAACTACGTCCGGCGGATTCTGTGGATGGATCGTGTTCCGGTGCTGAACATTTTCGGCCTGCCGGAACCGCTGTTTCCGCGGTCTCAGGCATCCGAACAGCGGTTCGCCGCGGCGCAGGAAAAGGCGATGCAGCATCCTCTGGTGGGAGGCCAACTGCTGTCGGAAGACGGCCGGACAACGCTGCTGCTGATTTCGTTCGACTGGGACTTCGTGCGGACCAACGAACAGGTCACTGTCGAGCTGCGCGAAGCCGCCGAACGCGCGGCGGCCGATTTTCCCGACGTGCCGCTCAGCTTTCAGATTACCGGACACGTTCCGGCAGTCGTCACCATGCTGGAGGCTCACGAATCAAACCGCGTCAAGTATCAGGCAATCGGTTACGGCACCGTCTTACTGATGGCCATTTTCCTGTTTCGCGGTGTCAGAGCCGTGTTGATTGTCACGCTGGCGCCCGTGACGGGGCTGATCTGGACGATCGGAATTCTGCAGTACTTCGATTTAGATGAGAACCCGTTTATCGACATCATTCTGCCGGTACTGCTGGTGCTGGTCGGAATGACGGACGGCGTGCATCTGATTGTGCAGATTCGCAAGCTGCAGGCGTCGGGGCTGAAGGAACGACCGGCCGTGCGGCAGGCGTTGAAGCAGGTGGGGATGGCCTGCTTTCTGACGTCGCTGACCACCGGCATCGGCTTCGGATCTCTGATGCTGGCGGAAAACGACTGGGTCCGGGAATTCGGCTGGTGCTGTGTGATCGGCGTGGCGCTGATGTTTGTGGCGGTGGTGACGGTGATTCCTCTCGCCAGCGGAACTCGCCTGGGCCGCAACATTCATGTCGGCCAGGAAGGCAGCCTGATCGACCGCAATCTGAACCGCATCGCCGGACTGATTGAAACGGTGTTAAGACGCCCGAAGCTGGTCAGCGCGATCGGCATCGGATCGACGGCGCTGCTGATCGCCGCGTCGCTGACACTTCGGCCCGACGAACGACGTTCCAACGCTCTTCCGGAACACAGCGAAGCCTACCAAGCGCTGAAGCACATGGACGAGAATCTCGGCGGGCTGGAGTTTTCCCGAGTCGACGTATCATGGTCGTCCGACGTCGGCCGACAGTCGCCGGAGATTCTGCAGGTGGTGACCGAAGCGGATGATCTGCTGCATACAGAACCGCTGATCGGCTATCCGCTCAGCATCCGGAATCTGGTGGATTCGCTTCCCGGCAGCGGACCGGCGGAAGACCGCATGTCGATGATCGAACTGCTGCCGCCGCCGTTGAAGCGAGCGTTCTTTACTCCCGAATATCGTTACGCGACGGTCAACTTTCGAGTTCAGGATCTCGGTATCGCCAGGTTCGATTCCGTGTTTCGACGCGTGCAGGCCGGGCTGAAGCAGATTGAACAGCGGCACCCGGACTTTCATCTGCAGCTTTCCGGAATGGCCATCAGCCGCTGGGAAAACGTGTACCAGATCGTCATCGACCTTGCCCTGAGCCTGGGCACGGCGGCGCTGGTCATTTTCTTTGTGCTGGGGCTGACGTATCGGTCGGTAAGAATCGGTCTGATTTCCGTCGTGCCTAACCTGTTTCCGCTGGCGGCCACCGGAGCCTGGCTGGCGGTCAGCGGTCAGTCGCTGGAACTGGTCAGCGTGCTGGCCTTCACCGTGTGTCTGGGAATCGCCGTTGACGACACGATCCATTTTCTGACGCGGTTCGAAGAAGAATACGACCGCACCGGGGACCGCACGACGGCGATTCGGAACGCGTTCACGGGAGTCGGCGTGGCGCTGGTGATGACGACGTCGGTGCTGCTGGCCGGCTTCGGAATCGTGTCGTTCAGCGATTCCCGCGATCATCACATCTTTGCCAGCATGGGAGCGATGACGATTGCCGCGGCGCTGTTTGCGGACCTGGTGTTTCTGCCGGCGCTGCTGTGCTGCTTCGCGCCGTCGCGTCGTTCCGTGCAGTCCGGAAGTTCGGTTGCCGCGGGCGAAGCTCGCGATGCCGGACCGCAGGGTATAGTCGCGAACTGA
- a CDS encoding ribonuclease H-like domain-containing protein: MISQAFQHCHGLGPVKLRQLAERGVTSWHDVVGDPDCIPAGLRSAVVAECQRSLQALQDDDIGWFVDRFSPGDKWRILSQYHDRTTFFDIETTGLELDATITVIVCWHRGRLHTFVEHENLDDFLSLLDDVELLASFNGTSFDVPRVLDGFHIPSLPCPHLDLRWLSHHQGLKGGLKRITSRLGFPRPADLHETDGEMAVRLWWDWRQRQDQAARDHLIRYCAADVLMLVLLSQHLARRQDVSADDLWAHLPASPATPVATQSTDRRARFVQSMFGGASPATLRTRRRRRR, encoded by the coding sequence TTGATTTCGCAAGCCTTTCAGCACTGCCACGGCCTGGGACCTGTGAAGCTGCGTCAACTGGCCGAACGCGGTGTGACATCGTGGCATGACGTCGTCGGCGATCCCGACTGCATTCCGGCCGGTTTGCGTTCCGCTGTTGTTGCCGAATGCCAGCGATCACTGCAGGCACTGCAGGACGACGACATCGGCTGGTTCGTGGACCGCTTCAGTCCCGGCGACAAGTGGCGGATTCTGTCGCAGTATCACGACCGTACCACCTTCTTTGATATTGAAACGACCGGTCTGGAACTTGACGCGACGATTACCGTCATTGTCTGCTGGCATCGGGGACGGCTGCATACATTTGTGGAACACGAAAACCTGGACGACTTTCTTTCGCTGCTGGATGATGTCGAACTGCTGGCATCGTTTAACGGAACTTCGTTTGACGTGCCTCGCGTGCTGGACGGATTTCACATTCCTTCGCTGCCGTGCCCTCATCTGGATCTGCGGTGGCTGAGTCATCATCAGGGACTGAAGGGCGGCCTGAAGCGAATCACGTCACGGCTGGGTTTCCCGCGTCCGGCGGACCTGCACGAAACGGACGGCGAAATGGCTGTTCGATTGTGGTGGGACTGGCGGCAGCGGCAGGACCAGGCGGCTCGCGACCACCTGATTCGTTACTGTGCGGCGGACGTGTTAATGCTGGTGCTGTTGTCTCAGCATCTTGCGCGTCGACAGGACGTTTCGGCGGACGACCTGTGGGCTCATCTTCCGGCAAGCCCCGCGACTCCCGTAGCGACGCAGTCAACGGATCGGCGTGCCAGGTTTGTTCAGAGCATGTTCGGGGGCGCGAGTCCGGCCACGCTGCGAACTCGCCGACGACGACGACGCTGA